The proteins below are encoded in one region of Tamandua tetradactyla isolate mTamTet1 chromosome 9, mTamTet1.pri, whole genome shotgun sequence:
- the LOC143645855 gene encoding double homeobox protein A-like has product MAQKDSANETISTCQRRSRTKFTPDQLKILIDTFNQKPYPGYATKQKLALEINTEESRIQIWFQNRRARHSFQRTEPEQALESSQTHRPDAPAVTQVREARRCRTTYTSSQLCALIKAFKKNPYPGIDSRKRLAKEIGVSEARVQIWFQNRRSRFYDQRKREPAEIRGKIRDKAQGL; this is encoded by the coding sequence ATGGCCCAGAAAGACTCTGCAAACGAGACCATCTCTACATGTCAAAGGCGCAGTCGCACCAAATTCACACCAGATCAGCTGAAAATCCTCATAGACACTTTCAACCAAAAACCTTACCCAGGTTATGCTACCAAACAAAAACTTGCTTTAGAAATTAACACTGAAGAGTCTAGAATCCAGATTTGGTTTCAGAATCGAAGAGCTAGACACTCCTTCCAGAGGACAGAACCTGAGCAGGCCTTGGAATCAAGCCAAACCCACAGACCAGATGCCCCTGCAGTGACTCAAGTTAGAGAAGCCAGGCGGTGCCGGACCACCTATACATCTTCCCAATTATGCGCTCTCATCAAGGCTTTCAAGAAAAACCCTTACCCTGGGATTGATTCCAGAAAAAGACTCGCTAAAGAAATTGGGGTTTCAGAGGCCAGAGTCCAAATTTGGTTTCAAAACCGAAGATCTCGATTCTatgaccaaagaaaaagagaacctgcTGAGATTCGAGGAAAAATAAGAGACAAGGCACAAGGTCTCTGA